One window from the genome of Microcoleus sp. FACHB-68 encodes:
- the acpP gene encoding acyl carrier protein: MYEKVKAIVAKQLEVDASEVTINANFANDLGADFLDAVELMIAIEEEFDIEIPAEDSENITTVQQAVDYIYKKVAD, encoded by the coding sequence ATTTATGAAAAAGTCAAAGCGATTGTTGCCAAGCAGCTAGAAGTTGATGCAAGTGAAGTCACCATCAATGCTAATTTTGCCAATGATTTAGGAGCCGATTTTCTCGATGCAGTAGAGCTAATGATCGCAATCGAGGAGGAATTCGACATTGAAATTCCCGCTGAAGATTCGGAAAACATAACAACAGTTCAACAGGCTGTTGATTACATTTACAAAAAAGTTGCTGATTAA